The genomic stretch ACGGATGAGAAAAGTGTCCGATAGTCCGCGCTGAAGCGCTCACGGTGCCGGGCCAGCCGCCCGCGCCCGGCCTCGACGACTCATTCCGCCGCCGGCAATGCGTTGCGCCCCCTCGCGGCGAGCGCAACGAAACTCGCCGCGCCGAGCATCAACGGACAGTAAAGCGTCGCGAAGCGCCACAGTACCAGCGCCGTCGCGATGCTCGCCCGGGGCACCCAGCTAGCGAACGCGGCCGCGAGCGCGATGTCGCCGGTGCCGCCTCCTGCGGGCACCCCGGTCCACAGTGCAGCATGCAGGGCGAGCGCCTGCACGAATTGAGAACGAAAGGCGCGCCGACGGCGAGGCCGATACCGGCAAGCGCCACCAACACCGCCGCTTTACGCGTATGTGATCTGATCAACGAGGGCCTCAGCAAGTACAGCGTGGCCCTGCTTTCTCCGCGCGATGCGGCATGGAAGCGCTGCTTCGCGGGTGAAACCGGGGCCGTCCGGGGCCTCATGATAACCACCCGACGCTGCGTTTTCGTGACTAGCGGCTAGCGGCCAGCGACTCACGGGCGGACGGCAACTGCCCCCAGGCGACCAGCACCTGCTGAATGCTGCGTGCGTAGGCGTCGCGCTGCTTCGGCGTTTCCGAGTGGTACGCGCCGATCGCGCGCCAGGTATTGCCGTGCTTGACCATCTTCTGCTTGAGCAGCCAGGCCGCCACATAGACGTTCACGCACGGGTCGGTCAGCGCACGATGCGGCACACCCTCACGCGCGAGATCGCCGAAATGAATCGAATTGATCTGCAACTGACCGACGTCGATCGAACCGTCCGCGTTCCGGTGTATCGCGCCCGGGTCCCCCTTCGACTCGTACCATGCGACGGCCCGCAATATCCATGGATTGACGCCCTGGTAAGCTGCGGCCTCATTGAAGCAATCATCCGCCGCGCGTGCCACACCGCACATCGACAGCCACGCCAGCGCAATACAGAAGTTTTTCAAGGACACGATTCATCCTTCCGCTTGATCGCGATAAAAATTGGAGGCAGCGGACCGCTGGCCGAATCACTTGGCGAGAGCCTGATCGATTTGCCGTTGCACGGAGTCGAGGTACGCATGTGAAGCATCGGACACGACGAGCCGGACAGTCGGCATCGGCGGCGCCTTGCGCTCCTGCATCTGTACCGGCGCATGTGATTTCTTTCGATGCAGCGCCGGCTTCACAGGCAAGTCATCGTCACTGCCACTCGACGGCGGCAGCATCGCAAGCGATGGCAACGGCGGATAAACCTTGTCCGCCGCGGCGGGAAATGCGGCGGCCGACTGCAGATCCGTTCCCGGCTGGCCTGCAAAGGCAGGCGCGGCGAGCAGCGTGGCCACCGTCAGTAAGGTGATTCGAAGCATCGCGATGGCCCCCCTCATTGCACCGTCCTGATCGACACGCTATACGGCTGACCAAGACCGGCGGTTCGATTTTCGAAGCTCACCTTCGACATGCGTTGCACAGGCACGCCCTTCCATACCGCCTGGTTCAGGTACGCGAAATCCTGACCCAGCGCGGTGACCTGCACGACCGTGGACTGCTGCTGCGCGGCAGCCAAGGCGCCTGCCTTGGCAAGCACGGTGGTGAGTTGCGGGTCATGCGCCCCGAGCGCATCCGGCGGAATCTCGAAGCTGATGACTTCGTTGGGCGCCTTGTCAGTATGCGCGGCATTCTGCGCAGACATCTGAGCGCAGCCGGCCAACGCGAGAACGGTCACCAAAAACCACACTTGTCGCTTCACACCCATCTCCAGTCAATCCCGTTGCTATAGCGATGTTTTCGGCAGGCCGGCGGGAAAAGTTGATAGGCCGAAAACGCGCCCGCGAAAATCAAAAAGAGTTATCTCAAGATCGGCGCAAACGATTGCTTCGGCGCTCGATGAAGCGCCGAACGAGGCGAAGTTGCCTCGCGTTTCGGGCGGGTTATTCGTATGAGGATTATGAGACCGGCTATCGGCGCTTCAGGCAGTCGGCTCCGCTTCACGGCCTTCCGTTGCCCCTTCGCCCGTCTGCTCCAGCGCGTGCCTCCGCGCCGCCAGCACATCCTGGTAGCGCAGATACCCACACCGTCCATCGGATTTGGCCCCATACATCGCCGCGTCGGCGTTGAGCAGCAGCTCCTCTGCCGTAGCGCCATCGTCCGGAAACTGACTGATGCCGATGCTCGCGCCCACCGTCACGCTTTGTCCGTCGATCCGCAATGCTTCGTTCAACGCGGCCATGATCCGCGACGCAATCCCCGGTTCGGCCTCGGCAGAACGCGGCCCCTCGATCAACACGATGAACTCGTCACCGCCGAGGCGCGCGGCAACATCCGCCGTGCCAAGCACCTGCTTCAGCCGGTGCGCCACCGCGGCGAGCACCTTGTCCCCAATCGAATGGCCGAAATGGTCGTTGATCTGCTTGAAGCGGTCGAGGTCGACGAACAGCACGGCGAGCCCTTCCTGACGCAGTGCCGCTTCCTTGATCGCCACCTCGAGCTTCTGCATGAACAGCATGCGGTTCGGCAGGCCGGTCAGCCCGTCGTGCGTGGCGAGATGCACGAGCTCACGTTGCTTGTTATGCAGCACATCCATCTGCGACTTGATTTCCCGGCGCAGACGATCGAAGCAGTGCGCCAATATGCCGATCTCGTCGGTACGTTTGAGCGGCAGCGTTTCCATCGCGTGCTCGGCGAACAGATGCGTCGCTGCGAACGCGAGAATGTGCAAAGGCTTGGTCAGGGCACGCGCAAACAGAACCGCCAGGAACAGCGCCAACACGCTAGAGATCAACACCATGTGAATGATTCTGTTACCCAGCTCGGTAGCGCCGGACAATACATCCTTGAGCGGCTTGGCGAGGCCGAGCACGATAAAGCGGTTGCCCTCGGACGCGCCGAACGGCCGGCGCACGAAAGCCAGCACTTGACCCGCCGCCTGCCGCGGCCGCATGAGACCGTTCAGCAGAACTTCGCCTTCCGACTGATCGAAGAGCGGCCTGGTGGCGGAAAAGCTGTCCTGCATCAGAACACGGCGCCCTCTGTCGAAGCCGAACGTTTTCGAGGCATCCGGATGGACCAGGAAATCGCCCCATTCGTTGGCGAGATAGACCTGGTAGTCGCTCGGCAAATCGTTTTGCAAACGGTTGAGCAGGCCGGCCAGATCGATGTCGATAATCACGACGCCCGCCACTGCCCCACTCGCGTCCGCCACCGGTGTGCCGAGCCGCAGCGTCGGCTTGCCCTCGGCGGCATGCGTGCCGTACTCGTGATTCACCGAGATCGGCGAGGTGTAAATGCGCCCGGGCGAGAACGCCAGCGTGTCGAACACATACGCGAACTGGCCTTTTTCCTGCAAGCTGTTCCCCGCGACCCGCACCAGGCCGTCCGCATCACGATCGAAACGGACCAGTTCGAGTCCGTAGTGCTTGCGGGTGATCAGGCGGATTTGCAGGTACTCGGGGTGGTGAACCATGAAGCTGGCATACACCTGTGCCAGCTGTTCGCGTGGCGCATTCGCACCCATGCCGTTATCGGTCCGCAAGACGTCCACCGAAGACGGCAAGCTCGCGAGCACCAGCGCGTCTGCGCCGACATCGTCGATCGCCACGGAAAAGCGCTGGCCCAGCAGTTCCGTTGAAGTCAGCAGGCTGCGTTCGGCTTCGTTCACCAGCATCGTACGGTTGGCACGATACGTGTAGTAGCCGGTCGCGCCCGACGCGAGCACGCCAATGCACGCCAGCAGAACCGATAACTTGAATGTCAAGCCGGGGCGCATCATCAAAAACGCTCCGACCTGTCGCCGGACACGATTCTGTTCCACAGTTCTTCACGCCGCTGAATATCTTCCACTGGGCCGATCCAGATAATGTGCGCTTTGTCGCTGTCTTCCGCCGGCGCCGTCAGCGTGTTGGCGAGCCCCTGACGTTGCGTCAACAACCCACTGACGCCCGGTTCGAGCATGTAGTTGATCCACGCAAGCGCGAGCGGGCGATCCTTGGCGGAACGCGTCATCGACCAGCAGTCCAGCCAGGCGAGCGCCCCTTCGTCGGGAATCACGTAGCCCACGTCGGCGCCGGCGCGCCGCAACGATTCAACCTGCTGGGTGCCATAGTTGCCGAACATCAAGGCAACTTTATGCTGGATGAAGAACGCGGTCGCTTCTTCCGGCAGCGTGTAATAGGTCAGCAGGTTGCGGCGCAGATCGACGAGTTTGTGAGCGATCACGCGCATCTGCGTGGCGTCGAGCTGGAAGGGACGGGAATAGCCCAGCGCCAGCGCGGTGAACGAGAAATTATGCGGGGCGCTATTGAAGTCCAGAACCTTGCCGCGGTAACGCGGATTCCACAATTCGCGCATCGAGCGCGGCGCAACGGCGATCTGCGTACGATCATAGATCAGCCCCATCGACGAATACGTGAATGGAATGGCGTACACATTGCCTGCCGAAGTCAGCCCTTCAATCGACGACAGCGCCTGAAACCGCGGCAACTGTTTTTTCGTATTCGGCAAACTGGCCAGATCGAGCGGCGCCAGCAGATTCGCGCGGGTATAGCGCTCGATTTCAGCCGTATTCGCAGCGAGCACATCGAACTGCGGCATACCCTGGGCATGCATCTGCGCCCATAGCGCCTCGTCGGAATCGACCAAGGTGACTTCGACCTTCGCGTGGTAGCGCGCTTCGAAAGTCTCGACGACATCGGCGTCCGCATAACCGGGCCACGCCAGTACACGCAGAACTTTGTCGGCGGCCACGGCGGGTGCTGACGACAAAAGGCTGCAGCAGAAAGCGGCGTTTATCAGCAGTGTCAAAAACCCGCAAAACCCGCAGCAGCGCAGCGAATTCGCGCGTGCTGCCGCGACTGCAATTCGGCGTCGGAGCGATGGTTTGAAACAGCGCATTTCGTCTGCCATCGAAATCGTGTGCATATACAACACCGCTTCGCAGAAGGCCGTTATTACGAACGCAAACAGGCGCGCGGTATTTAACCGCGGACGTCGTGCCCGATCAGTTTGTTCAGACAGATACCGATACATTCGCACGCCGCGAAGGCAGGCGTGCAAACGGTTGATGATAGCGCCAGGCAATGCATTTTTGGTTCAGGCCCCGTCCCGATCGAGAAAAACAACCTGTCAGCCATGATTTAACAAATGCACTCATCTGTATTTAACGGTAGTTCCCGCGAAATCTTTAATTCATCGACAGCCATTTGAAACAATCGCGAGCGCTGTAATAATTCGCAATAAGCGGCGGTATATAGCGCTATTCTCGAGACTGGTTTTGCCGGCACACCGCATCTTGCGGAGCATTCGGGCAAAGCTCCGCCATTAGCTAACTTCATTACGCCGTCTTTACAGGGCAACACGCCGCGCACCGAAAATACGCATGGCGGGCGCCGCCGAATCCCCACCACATTCCAGCTTCAAAAGCTATGGCCATGCGCTATCCGGTGTTTCACTAGCTACCCAATCTTTTTGAACTGATAAGCTTTGCGCGCGCTGCTTGGCCGCCCCGGCTGGCAGCCTCAACCCAGGCCTGGTCGTAAGTCGCGCCGGGCGTCCCGCAGCGGCACAACCGCATGCGGGAGTATTTGAACTACACCGAGGAGTTAAACAGTGAAAAAACTGCTAGCGGCTTTGACGGTTGCTCTGCTTGCAACCGTCTCGATTGGCGCACACGCTAAAGATTGGTCGACTATCCGTTTCGGCGTTGACGCCAGCTACCCCCCGTTTGAGTCCAAGGGTTCGGACGGCAAGCTCGCGGGCTTCGACATCGACCTCGGCAATGAAATCTGCGCGCGCCTGAAGGCCAAGTGCGTGTGGATCGAAAACGACTTCGACGGCATGATCCCGGCCCTGAAAGCGAAGAAGTTCGACGGCGTGCTGTCGTCGATGTCCATGACGCCGCAACGCGCTGAACAGATCGCCTTCTCGTCGAAGCTGTTCAACACGCCGACGCGCCTCGTCACGAAGAAGGGTTCGGGCATCCTGCCGACCGCCGATTCGCTGAAGGGCAAGGCGGTTGGCGTCGAGCAAGGCACGATCCAGGAAACCTACGCGAAGACGTACTGGGAACCGAAGGGCGCGAAGGTCGTGCCGTATCAGAACCAGGACCAGGTCTACGCGGACTTGCTGTCGGGTCGTCTTGACGCATCGCTGCAGGACGCGGTTGAAGCTGAAATCGGCTTCCTGAAGACGCCGCGCGGCGCGGGCTATGAGTTCGCGGGCAAGGATATCGTCGACGAGAAGATCCTCGGCAACGGCGCGGGCATCGGCATGCGCAAGGAAGACACCGATCTGAAGGCGAAGGTCGACAAGGCGATCGCCGACATCATCAAGGACGGTACGTACAAGAAGCTCGAGAAGAAGTACTTCGACTTCGACGTGTACGGCGGCTAAGCCAGCCACGCGCGTCTAACGACGCGCTTGCCGGCTTGCGAGGAACGGGCTCCGCACCATGCGGAGCCCGTTTCGTTTGCAGGGCCGCTTTGCCGCGCCACCCGGACTGCGATCGAACCGGACAGGCCTGCCCGCATGCCGCGCACGATCCGCACGACGCCGCAAAAGACCACGCGTTGCGTCATATCGGCTAAGATCGTGCGATAGAGGCGCGCCAAACCAGCCCGCCGAAGACCGGCCTTGAGACACCCTTTCCCCCTGTAATCAACGACAAAGCGCGGCATGCCCCACTTGCCCGCGGATTTGAAAACCATGCAAACCCAAACCCATCCGCTGATTGCCCCGACGCTCGGCACCGCCCGTGATTTGACGAGTTTTCACTATGGCCCCGGCGGCGGGCAGAAGATTTACATCCAGTCGTCGCTGCATGCCGACGAGTTGCCCGGCATGCTGGTCTCGTGGGCGTTGCGTCGCAAGCTCGCGGCGCTGGAAGGCGCCGGCAAGCTGCGCGGCGAAGTCGTGATCGTGCCGGTGGCCAATCCGATCGGTCTGAATCAGCACTTTCTCGGCCATTTGACGGGCCGCTTCGAGACCAACAGTGCGCAGAACTTCAACCGCAATTTCTACGAACTGGCGGCGCTGATCAAGCCCGGCATCGAAGCGCGTCTGACCGACAACGCCGACGCCAATCGCACAGCAATTCGCGCGGCGATGCGCGAAGCGCTCGACGCGCAAAAGCCCGAAACCGAACTCGAATCGCAACGGCTGGCACTGCAAAAGCTCTCGTGTGACGCCGATGTCGTGCTCGATCTGCACTGCGACTGGGAAGCCGCGATGCATCTGTACACGAATCCGGACCTGTGGCCGGAAGTCGAGCCGCTTGCCCGCTATCTCGACGCCAAGGCGTCGCTGCTGGCGCTGAATTCGGTGGGCAATCCGTTCGACGAAATCCACAGCTTCTGCTGGTCGGATCTGCGCGGCCGTTACGGCGACCGTTTCCCGATTCCGAACGGCTCGATCTCGGTCACGATCGAACTGCGCGGTCAACGCGAAGTGTCGTACGAGTACGCCGAGCGCGACGCCCAGGCGATCATCGAGTACCTGACCGCGCGTGGCGTGATCGACGGCACGCCGGCGCCGCTGCCGGCGCTCGAATTCGCCGCGACGCCTCTGGCCGGCGCCGAGCCGATCGTCGCGCCGATCAGCGGTGTTCTTGTCTATCGCTGCGAAGTCGGTACCTGGGTCGATGTCGGCCAGGAGATCGCCGATATCGTCGATCCGTTGACCGATCGCGTCGTGACGCTGAAGAGCAACGTGGCCGGCGTGCTGTACGCGCGGCATTTGACGCGCTTCGCGACGGCCGGGCTGGAATTCGCGCGCATTGCCGGTGCGAAAGCGTTCAGAAGCGGGTCGTTGTTGAGCAACTAAGGCGCCTTTGAGGAACACCTGCGGCGACGCTCCCCTGTTTTTGCATGCGGGAGCGGTGCCGGCCAAGCAGATCGCCCGCTGTTTCAGCGGGCGATCTGCGTTTACGCGCCCGGAGTGTCGCGCCGGCGCGACAGATTCCAAAAATAAACAAAGCTGTCACAGACCTTACTCGGCGCTCCCTTAAATTTCGGGCCATCGCACGACCTCGCCAAAGAGCACGGTGTGGCGATCGCTTATTTTTTAATCGGAGAATTGTTTTGAACAAGAAAGTATTTGCCGCCGCTACTCTCGCAGTCTTCGCCAGCGCCGCCCACGCACAAAGCAGTGTCACGCTGTATGGCCTGATCGATGCCGGTTTCACGTATGTCAATCACGCCGGCCCCAAAGGCCAGCACCTCTACCAATACGGCGACGGCGTCTCGCAAGGCAGCCGTTGGGGCCTGCGTGGTTCTGAAGACCTCGGCGGTGGCCTGAAGGCGCTCTTCCTGTTGGAAAACGGCTTTAACTCCGGCACCGGCGCGCTGGGCCAAGGCAGTTCGCTGTTCGGCCGCCAGGCATTCGTCGGCCTTTCGAAGAACGGCATCGGCTCGCTCACGTTCGGCCGTCAATACTCGTTCTCGACCGACTATCTGGGCGGCTCGTACGCCAACGGCGGCCAGACCGTCGCGGGCAACTACGCCTACCACATCAACGATATCGACCAGCTCACGTCGAGCCGCATCAGCAACTCGGTCAAGTTCACCAGCGAGAACTTCGCGGGCCTGACGTTCGGCGCGATGTACGGCTTCTCGAACCAGGCGGGTGCATTTGCTGGCGCGCCGGGCGCTACCGGTTCGTCGTCGGCTTACAGCTTCGGCCTGAACTATGCGAACGGTCCGTTCGGCATCGGCGCGGCGTATACGGACATCCGCTACCCGGGTTCGGCATCGCCGACGACCTTCTCGACGACGCTCGCTAACTCGGCGATCAGCGGTACGGCTAAGGACCTGTCGACGGTCGGCGTCGGCACCAGGTACTCGATCGGCGCAGCTACGATGTGGGCTCTCTGGACGCACACGAACATCGAGCAGATCACCGGGCACATGACGACGTTCAACGCGTACGAAGCAGGCGGCAAATACGCATTCACGCCGGCACTGACGGGCGCGCTGGGCTACACGTACATGCAGTCCAGGGATCTGACCAACGGTCACTGGAATCAGATCGATGCCAGCGCCGACTACGCACTGAGCAAGCGCACCGACGTGTACCTGCTGGGCGTCTATCAGCAAGCTGCGGGCAAGACGTCGAAGAATACCGATCTGCAAGCGCAGATTGGCTCTAGCGCGAGCAGCTACCTGCCGGCCGCAGGCGCAAGCACGCAACTGGCGGTTCGCGTAGGCCTGCGTCACAAGTTCTGATCGGGTGTTGCCGGCGAGGAGCGCGAGTTCCTTGCTGTCCCGAGGTTCTGGAAAACGCCCTGCGGGGCGTTTTTCTTTTTGGGGGGTGGTTCGAGTGCCATGCGACGCACTCTGCGCGCCCACGCCGACACTTACGCCGCGAGCTTCATACTCACTAGCCGATTCAGACTGACGCCCTGCTCAGCCGCTTGCATTGCGAGCGCGCGATGCTGCTCCGGCGGTATCCGAACTCTGAACTCGCCGCTATAGCGCTTCTCGGCCAATGGTTCGGGTGCCGCCTCGCCGCTTTCCTGCATATCCGCGACTGCTTCGGCGACAGCTGCGCGAATGCCCTTCAGCGCGGCATCCGGCGTGCGCGCGAGCCACGATAATGACGGAAACTCCGCGCACAAGCCGACATGTTCGCCGTCCTCGGGCGACCAGGTAACGCGATAGGTGTAGTGATCAGCGGGCATGTTGACTCTCCGTGAGCTTTTCTATGGCTTGTAATACCTGACGTACCTGATACGCCTTGGCTTTGCCGTTATCGTTTTGAATATTGACGCGAGGATCTCCCGGCCACGGCGTTTTGAACACTGCGTGGCTCGTGCCCGAGCGGCGTGGTTCGCCGAAATATTGCGTGCACACCTTAAGTAACGCCGAGAAACGGACATTGGTCGGCTCGCGGCGCATCTGGCCAAGAATTTTCTCCGTCATGAATCAATGGTGCCATTAGTGATACCATTTTTCAAGCGTCAGGCTGAAGTGTGGCACTGAGCGAATCGATCAGCAGCGTCTTGCGCCACCTGGCCACTTCCAGCGCTGCCGCCGCATCTGGTACGCTGCGCCCTTCGCTACCGCTTGCATTGGACTCGATGGAAACCCCTTTCAATGACCGCGGTGTGTCGGTCACGCGCAACGCACTCTCGTCGGCCGGCCAGGTCTTTCCGCTGCGCGACATCGTCGACGTGCAGGTCGTCACCGTGCAGAAGAACAAAGTTCTGCCGCGCGCGATCTCGCTCGCCGGACTCGTCGGCGCTATTGCCGGCGGGATATTGCGCTCCCCCGTCGGCATGGTATGCGGCACGATGCTGATCGTGGTCGGCTGGCTCACGTGGGCGACTCAGGACATCACGCATCGTTTGATGGTGCAGACCGCGAATGGCCCGCGTGAAGCGCTCATGAGCACCGACCGCGAGTTCGTCGAGCGGGTCGCCGCAGCCGTGCACGATGCAAAGGCTGCCACCTCGGCGCCCGGGGCTTGAGCAACCGCCATCCGCAATCGCGCCACGCTCGGCCGCGCGCAAGCCACCGTGATCCGCCGTCCGCGCGACTATTGACATAGATCAATGCTTGCACGGGCAACTTGCTAGCTGCCCCTCAAATCTTTACACATCTTTGCAATTGTCCGCGGGTGGCCGTGTAGAGTCGCCGCTCCTGTTATCGCGTGTTCCCTCCCGCAGGCCCCCGCAAGCGTCCCGGTTTCCCCCGCCCACGCCGCAGCAATCCAGTGAGATTGCCGCCAGTGCTGTTCGAGTTGCCCAACCGGCAGCTCACGATGCATCGCCTTCGCCAGGGACCCGCCTTTTTGCAAAGCGTGATCCTATGTCCCTGTCGTATCTCGATGCCGCGCGCCGGCATGTCGGTTTTCATTTCCGTCCTCATTTCCGCCTTCAATTTCGCCTTCAATTTCGTCGTTCTGCCGCAGCGGCGCTGGTCGCAGCCGGTGCGCTCGCCGCGTTGACCGGCTGCTCCGTCACCTTCCCCACCCCCACGCCGCCGGCCGCCAACGCCGCGCTGATCAACGGCGGCAACGATGGCCTGCTGATTCCGCTGCACGTGGAGCGTGCCGACGAAGATCACGCACGCCTCGGCCTGCCGGTCCAACTCGACGGCAAGCCGGTATACATGGCGCTCGACACAGGCACGCAAGGCACGCGAGTGTTGAAGTCGGTGCTGCCGGGTTCGAGCTATGCGAGTGCCGGCGGCGTGACGTCGTTGTCATTCGCGAACGGCGTAGAAATTCTCGGGGCGGCCGTTAAGGTGCCGTTCAGCCTCGCCGGCACGACGCCAACGCCGATCGCCACACAAGCGGTGGACGTCGTGCGCTGCCTGCCGAATGCGCGGAAGTGCGTCGGGATGGACGGCTACACCGGTGAATTCGGCTGGGCGTTTTCCGGCATCGTCGGCGTCGGCGCCGCGCAGCCGGACGATAGCTGCTGCACCCAACCATTGCGTGCGTTGCCCGGCAACATCGGCCAACGTTATCTGGTGCACTCGAATTTCGCGAAGCCGTACATGGTGTTGAGCCCCTCGAACGCGATTACAAAGGACTACACGATGGTGCCGATGACGGTGTCGAAAGACGGCACGGCGCAATGGCCGCGAGGCTGCGTGAATGTGGGCGACAAGATGACCTTCTGCGCGCCGCTGGTGTTCGCCACCGGCAGCACCGGCATGATCCGCATCGAAATGGACAAAGCGCCCAACTGGACCGGTGACGGCGATGTCGGCAATGTGCTCGACCAGGGCAACTATGCGACGGCCATCGGCACGGGTTCGTGGGTGCACCGTTACGAGAAGGCGCAAGTCACGATCGTCAAGGCGAAGCCGGACGCTAGCCGGATCGTGGTCGGTTTGATGGCGATGCAGAATATCGACGTGCTGTTCGATTTCCCGCGCGGGCAGTTAGGTCTGCATGCCGCGCAAGAGAGCGAACGATTCGCTCCGTGATGTTCATGGGTCGATAGAAAAGGCCGTGCGAATAAATGTACTGTGAACTGCACCCCAAAGGTTGGATCGGTGTCCAACTTTTGGGGTGCAGTTCATTTCGCACGGCCTTTTCTTATTTGAGCACGCATTTTAGCAAGCGCCGCAACACGCCCGCGTCACTCCATACTGAGCGGATTCACATGCCAGATGTTGCGCGCATATTCGCCGATGGTGCGGTCCGATGAAAACTGCCCCATGCCCGCGACATTCTCGATCGCGCTCTCGGCCCACGCGCGCTTGTCGACGAAACGCGCATCCACCTCGTCCTGCGCTTTCGCAAACGCGGCAAAATCGGCGAGCACCATATAGTGATCGCCCCAATCCACCAACGTGTGGAAGATGTCCGAGAAGCGCAGCGGATCGTCCGGCGAGAAGAAGCCCGTGCGAATCTGGTCGAGGGCCATGCGCAGTTCCGGATTCTCCTCGTACACATGCCGCGGCCGGTAACCGGTGGCGCGCAGGTCGTCCACTTCGTCAGCGGTATGGCCGAAGATAAAGATGTTCTCGCGCCCCACCGCGTCGCAGATTTCGATGTTGGCGCCGTCCATTGTGCCGATCGTCAACGCGCCGTTCAGGGCGAGTTTCATGTTGCCCGTGCCTGATGCTTCAGTGCCGGCCATTGAAATCTGCTCCGACAGATCGGCCGCCGGAATGATCAACTCGGCCACGCTCACGCCGTAGTTCGGCACGAACACTACCTTGAGGCGATCGCCGATCAACGGATCGTGATTGACCTTCTCGCTGACGTCGCCGATCAGCTTGATGATCGTCTTCGCCATGCGATACGCGGACGCGGCCTTGCCGGCGAACATCACCACGCGCGGCACCCAATCGCGCTCCGGATTCGCGCGAATCTGGTTATAGCGCACGATCACGTGCAGCACGTTCAGCAACTGCCGCTTGTATTCGTGAATGCGCTTGACCTGGAGGTCGAACAACGCATCGGGATCGAAGTGCAGTTTGGTGTGATGCGCGAGCCGCTGCACGAGCCGCAGTTTGTTCTGCCGCTTCGCTTCACGAAAGGCCTCAAGGAACGCGCCATCGTTGCGCAGATTGCGCAGTTGTTCCAGCTCGAACAGATTGCTGCGCCAATGCGTGCCGATCTGCTGATCGATCAGCGACGACAGCGACGGACTCGCCTGCGCCAGCCAGCGCCGCGGCGTGATGCCGTTGGTGACGTTGGTGAAACGGTCCGGATAGAGGCGTGCGAAGTCGGCGAAAATATCGCGCGTCATCAGTTGCGAGTGCAGCTTCGATACGCCATTCACCTTGTGACTCGCGACGATCGCCAGATACGCCATCCGCACACGCCGCTGGCCATATTCGTCGACGAGCGAAATGCGGCGGATCATCTCGCCGTCATGTCCCAATTGTTCGCTGACATGCTTGAGAAACCCCGCATTGATCTCGAAGATGATCTCCAGATGCCGCGGCAAAAGGCGAGCAAGCATCTCGACGTCCCACGTTTCGAGCGCTTCGGGCATCAAGGTGTGGTTCGTGTACGAGAAGATCCTTGTGACGTGCTGCCATGCCTTGTCCCACGGTTGATGATGAACGTCCACCAGCAAACGCATCAGCTCCGGAATCGCCAGCACCGGGTGCGTATCGTTCAAATGCACCGCGACTTTTTCGGAGAAGCGCCCGAACGTGCTGTGTGTGCGCTGATAGCGGCGAATCAGGTCCTGCATCGTCGCTGAAACAAAGAAGTACTCCTGACGCAGCCGCAACTCGCGGCCCGCCGGCGTCGAATCGTCCGGATAGAGCAGCCGCGAGACGTTCTCAGACATGTTCTTGGTGTCGACCGC from Paraburkholderia phytofirmans OLGA172 encodes the following:
- a CDS encoding porin translates to MNKKVFAAATLAVFASAAHAQSSVTLYGLIDAGFTYVNHAGPKGQHLYQYGDGVSQGSRWGLRGSEDLGGGLKALFLLENGFNSGTGALGQGSSLFGRQAFVGLSKNGIGSLTFGRQYSFSTDYLGGSYANGGQTVAGNYAYHINDIDQLTSSRISNSVKFTSENFAGLTFGAMYGFSNQAGAFAGAPGATGSSSAYSFGLNYANGPFGIGAAYTDIRYPGSASPTTFSTTLANSAISGTAKDLSTVGVGTRYSIGAATMWALWTHTNIEQITGHMTTFNAYEAGGKYAFTPALTGALGYTYMQSRDLTNGHWNQIDASADYALSKRTDVYLLGVYQQAAGKTSKNTDLQAQIGSSASSYLPAAGASTQLAVRVGLRHKF
- a CDS encoding type II toxin-antitoxin system HicB family antitoxin; translated protein: MPADHYTYRVTWSPEDGEHVGLCAEFPSLSWLARTPDAALKGIRAAVAEAVADMQESGEAAPEPLAEKRYSGEFRVRIPPEQHRALAMQAAEQGVSLNRLVSMKLAA
- a CDS encoding DUF6232 family protein; the encoded protein is METPFNDRGVSVTRNALSSAGQVFPLRDIVDVQVVTVQKNKVLPRAISLAGLVGAIAGGILRSPVGMVCGTMLIVVGWLTWATQDITHRLMVQTANGPREALMSTDREFVERVAAAVHDAKAATSAPGA
- a CDS encoding glycogen/starch/alpha-glucan phosphorylase; translation: MTAVDLEFDQLNSTVDALRRSISNRMMYGVGKDAVTAHPHDWLHAAALAVRDRLVARWMKTTRLQYEQDVKRVYYLSMEFLIGRTFTNALLALGIHDQMKEALASLGVDMDTLVNIEPDAALGNGGLGRLAACFLDSMATLGIPGFGYGIRYEYGMFRQEIVDGEQVEAPDYWLRAGNPWEFPRPEIKYMVHFGGRTVQRGEHVEWIDTEHVNATAYDTVIPGYATSATNTLRLWSARATEELDLGAFNRGDYRNAVDTKNMSENVSRLLYPDDSTPAGRELRLRQEYFFVSATMQDLIRRYQRTHSTFGRFSEKVAVHLNDTHPVLAIPELMRLLVDVHHQPWDKAWQHVTRIFSYTNHTLMPEALETWDVEMLARLLPRHLEIIFEINAGFLKHVSEQLGHDGEMIRRISLVDEYGQRRVRMAYLAIVASHKVNGVSKLHSQLMTRDIFADFARLYPDRFTNVTNGITPRRWLAQASPSLSSLIDQQIGTHWRSNLFELEQLRNLRNDGAFLEAFREAKRQNKLRLVQRLAHHTKLHFDPDALFDLQVKRIHEYKRQLLNVLHVIVRYNQIRANPERDWVPRVVMFAGKAASAYRMAKTIIKLIGDVSEKVNHDPLIGDRLKVVFVPNYGVSVAELIIPAADLSEQISMAGTEASGTGNMKLALNGALTIGTMDGANIEICDAVGRENIFIFGHTADEVDDLRATGYRPRHVYEENPELRMALDQIRTGFFSPDDPLRFSDIFHTLVDWGDHYMVLADFAAFAKAQDEVDARFVDKRAWAESAIENVAGMGQFSSDRTIGEYARNIWHVNPLSME